A genomic window from Vicinamibacterales bacterium includes:
- a CDS encoding NfeD family protein gives MAIVWWHWLVLGLLLIALELAASGGFYIIFFGIAAVVISLMAALGAETPVWAELALFSVMSVGSLLLFRGPLMRWLNVDGAGADVDSLVGETGVVQQDIAPHDIGRVELRGSSWRARNNTATLLPAGRRVTVVRVDRLMLIVEAEGAPS, from the coding sequence ATGGCGATTGTCTGGTGGCACTGGCTGGTCCTGGGCCTGCTCCTGATCGCGCTCGAGCTCGCCGCGTCCGGCGGCTTCTACATCATCTTCTTCGGGATTGCGGCGGTCGTCATCAGCCTGATGGCGGCGCTCGGGGCCGAGACGCCGGTGTGGGCCGAGCTCGCGCTGTTCTCGGTGATGTCGGTGGGATCGCTGCTGCTCTTCCGCGGGCCGCTGATGCGCTGGTTGAACGTCGACGGCGCCGGCGCCGACGTGGATTCGCTGGTCGGCGAGACCGGCGTGGTGCAGCAGGACATTGCGCCGCACGACATCGGCCGCGTCGAGCTGCGCGGCAGCTCGTGGCGCGCCCGCAACAATACCGCGACGCTGCTGCCGGCCGGGCGCCGCGTCACCGTGGTCCGCGTTGATCGCCTCATGCTGATCGTCGAGGCGGAAGGAGCCCCTTCATGA
- a CDS encoding stomatin-like protein — MTGGIVVFGILALLVIVIIAKTAVVVPQQSAYVVERLGRYHATLSAGFHVLLPFVDAIRYRHSLKETAIDIPAQVCITRDNVQVGVDGILYLKVLNPERASYGISDFIFAISQLAQTTLRSEVGKIDLDRTFEERTNINLQVVTELDKASEAWGVKVLRYEIKNITPPHDVLAAMEKQMRAEREKRAVILTSEGQRDAAVNTAEGEKQQVIKASEARKQQQINEADGQAAAILSVSSATAEGIRRVAEAIKQPGGFEAVQLRVAEQYVEQFGRLAKESNTLILPANASDVGSMIALAMKSIQAGRSS; from the coding sequence ATGACCGGCGGCATCGTCGTGTTCGGCATCCTCGCCCTGCTGGTGATCGTCATCATCGCCAAGACGGCGGTGGTGGTCCCGCAGCAGAGCGCCTACGTGGTCGAGCGGCTGGGCCGCTATCACGCGACGCTGTCGGCGGGGTTCCACGTGCTGCTGCCGTTCGTCGACGCGATCCGCTACCGCCACTCGCTGAAGGAGACGGCGATCGACATTCCGGCGCAGGTCTGCATCACGCGCGACAACGTGCAGGTCGGCGTCGACGGCATTCTCTACCTCAAGGTGCTGAACCCCGAGCGCGCCTCCTACGGCATCTCCGACTTCATCTTCGCCATCTCGCAGCTGGCGCAGACGACGCTGCGCAGCGAGGTCGGCAAGATCGATCTCGACCGCACCTTCGAGGAGCGCACCAACATCAACCTGCAGGTCGTGACCGAACTGGACAAGGCGTCGGAGGCGTGGGGCGTCAAGGTGCTGCGCTACGAAATCAAGAACATCACGCCGCCGCACGACGTGCTCGCCGCGATGGAGAAGCAGATGCGCGCCGAGCGGGAGAAGCGCGCCGTCATCCTGACCTCCGAAGGGCAGCGCGACGCGGCGGTGAACACCGCCGAAGGCGAGAAGCAGCAGGTGATCAAGGCGTCGGAAGCCCGCAAGCAGCAGCAGATCAACGAGGCGGACGGCCAGGCCGCGGCGATTCTCTCGGTCTCGAGCGCGACCGCGGAAGGCATTCGCCGCGTGGCGGAGGCGATCAAGCAGCCCGGCGGCTTCGAAGCGGTCCAGCTGCGCGTCGCCGAGCAGTACGTGGAACAGTTCGGCCGCCTGGCGAAAGAGTCCAACACGCTCATCCTGCCGGCCAACGCGTCGGACGTCGGGTCGATGATCGCGCTGGCCATGAAGTCCATCCAGGCAGGACGTTCATCGTGA